Genomic window (Vulpes lagopus strain Blue_001 chromosome 6, ASM1834538v1, whole genome shotgun sequence):
CTTTCCATGCTCCTGTGTACCTGAGGTCCACCCCTCAGGTCACCCAAGCTCGACTCCGGCTCCGGGGCCCACGCAGCAAGTAACTCCCCCACTGGCCCCGATGCGGGTGGCGAGCAGGGTGACCATGGTTTCCAGAAGTGGAATCGAGGGAGGGGTTCACTTCCTAAAGACTGGGAGTGCCTGGTGGTGGGAGACGGGAGGCCTGCCCCTGGAGCACACAGGCTGCTCCTGCCCCGGCTGTGAACCCGTCCAGCAAACACTGGCCATCTCTGGTTGAGGGGCCTCAGGAGCAGATGGGAAGGGAGCATGAGTCGCCGGTGGTGGTGCACCGGCCCCAGACCTTCCCTCGCAGGGTCCCTGGGGGCTCACTGACAGCTGTGGGTCCCAGGACACTCCACAGACCTCCTGTCTCCTCAGGCTTTGCGGTGTCTGCGTCAGGGGAACGCAGAGCCACTAGGATGCTCCTTCCTGAGGGTCGCTGGTGCTGCCTCTGGACCAGAGGCCCTGGAATCTTGTGGGGCCCCTGGCGGGGGTAGGGGTCGGCTGTGCTGTGCACGCGTCGCACCTTGAGCGGCCCTGCGGGAATCAGGACATCAAGACTCTCATTCCCAAGCTTCCTTTGCCGGGTGGTGGGCATGTAGGGGTCTCCAGGGGATTCAGTGCCCGGGGCTGCTGAGCCCACAGCTGATGTCAAGGGCTCCCCGAACAGGTGCCAGCAGGGCGGGGTCAGGGGTCACTTGCAGGGTCTCAGCGCTGGGCAGTGTGGAGCAGGAACCTGGAATCAGGTCTGCTTACAGATGCTGCGGTTCTGCGGACAGTGCACAGGCCACTGACCCTGTCCTCCGGAGGGCCCGGGGGTTGTCCTGGCCTGGCGTCCTTCACCAGGTATTCATCGGAGCTCTGCAGTGCGTGGGGGGGTGGGCCGGGCCTGGAGCCACTCTGAGGCCAGGGGAGACTGCGTGTCCTTGTCCTGATCTGGGAGCCCACATCGGCTCAAGCCCCTGGGTTGTGCTCATGCCTCTGCCCCTGGACAGTCAGTCACGTGGAGGGACCCCTCATGGCTCCGTGAGCCGTGTGCTGGCCGGCCACGAGGCAGAGAGCTGGCCTGGTGCCTGACAAAGCGGTTGGGCTTCTGCCTCCCGGGTCAGCCTGGCTGCGCCCTAGCCCTCGTGTCTCCCcgccgagcccgagcccgagcccgagcccgagcctgCATCGACGTGGCTAAGGTTCCAGAGCAGCCGCGCTCCCACTGGTCTTGCCCTCCGCGAGAAAGGGCGTCCACCTCTGTGCACAGGGCCGCCTGTGTGAGCTTGGGGTGATCCCCCGCCCGCCCCAGACACAAGCTGTTCCCAGGACTGTTAGTGAGGTGGGACCCCGGGGCCCCCCCTTCTGCTCCCgagcacctgcccctccccaggcccccaggggccTTTCCCCTTCACTTGCAGACTTATCCATGATGTGCCCTGAGGGCCGGGAGAGGCCGACCTCTCCCTCCAGAGCTGtttgtgggatcacaccctgtcAACATCTGTTTTTTCTCAAAAAGCTCCTCGCATGGCGACTTCACCAAAAATGTGGCGTTTCTTGTGACACCTGAGCTTTGTGACAAATGCTAAGTCCTCCTCACAAGCGACAAGCAACATTTCCCAGAACCCTGAGCAGCTTTGTATCTGATCTGTGAACATACACACATACGAGGTTTCTACGAGTGTACATCCTGTATGTAGAGTCACGGCTTCTGGAAGAGCCAGGACACATCTGCCGGCCCTTTGGCTTCTCCACGTGATTATGACAGCGCAGGTGGCCATCTTCGGGGTGGGTTATTTCAGGGACAAGGGGACCTCTTGTTTTCTCTGTTAACTGGCCTCGGTAGCAGGTGTTTTGATACCTGACTGCCTGGTTGGAACACGGTTGATGTGTGTGTCATTTCTGTCACTGTTGGGGGTGGAGCACACCCTTGAAATGTGTGAAGACATAGACGTCTTATGGCACCAGCTCTTTGTGGGGGTGTCCCTCTGTGCCTCGGGGTGCTTAGCAGCCGCAGTGGGCACCCCCCGCCAGCCTCATCAGTGAGGCCTAAAGGTGGCCAAGACCCTTCATGGATTCATGTCATCATCGTCATGGTTTTGTGGCCCTGGGCCCTTTGAATCCCTGTCACCATCTAATGAGGAAATAAGtattccatttttcaaatgaagagaCTGACGTCCAGGGATGCAAAGTCGCGGACCCAGAGTCCCAGGCTAAAAAAGTAGCCCAGAAAGGATTTGCTCCAGGGAAGTAAACCTCCCCTTGTCCCTTTGCCTGAATCCAACCCATCTCACCCTCCCCCACTCTGAGTCAAGAGGGGGAAACGGTCACAGAAACCAGAAAGAGCCCAGagcagatttatttttccttagataAATTTTGTAAAGAATATATTAGGAATCCTCAGCTTTCACCAAAAGGTTAGAAGTTATTGCAGTTGCACCCAATGGCTCTGACGGTGGGAAGGAAACTTCTAGAAATCTGCTTGTGTCTCGCGAGAAAAGACAACCGGTTAAAGTCGTGGAGGGGTCCGCCCTTGCAGAGGGGCGCACAGGGGCAGGAATTGGGAGCAGGAGGAAAGGGGTGAGGGGGTCAGGGTGGCCTGGGTTTTGGGCAGGCTGCAGCGGTCTCCCTACCAGCAGCCGCACCTGGCCAGGACCTGCAGGGGGAACAACAGAGCCAGGACCACCGGCTGCCttggggccctgggtgggggggctggCCGGCGGGTCAACCCCGCCGCAGCGCCTGCAGCTGCTGGGCCACCTTCTCCAGCTCTGCCTTGATGATCGTCAGGGTCTCCAGCTCCTGGTCCTAGGAGAGAACAAACGAACATCAGGCCAGGACAGGCAGGCGGCGTGGAGGGCGCGGTCCTCCAGCCTGGCTGTGCCGTGGCCGCTGTGTGGTCTCAGATGGGTAGCTCGGCCTCTCTGCTCCATTCACACCGTGGGGACAGAGATGCTGCCCTGCTGGGGTTACTGGGGGTTACTGTGCAGAGAACTGGAGGGGACAGGGCctgcctccaccacccccagtggCCTCCTCCCTGGTGGCTCTGGGCGAACCCAGGGAACACAAAGCCTCCAGTGCTCCTCCTGGCCTGAGGGGCTGTGGGGATACGGGAGCTGCCCGGCCTCTACCTGCTGGGGGCTGGGCCTGGATCCTTAGCCCCAGTCACAGGGGCCCCAAGCTCTGGCTGCCAGGGTGGTGCCAGGCAGGGCAGCCCTTCGTGAGCCGTGCTCTGTGCTGCAGCCTCGGGGAACTGCCAGGACCCCCGGAGCTGGGACCAGTGCCCACACACCTGGGACTTGGAGCCACAGTTAGGGAAAGCCATGCCCCACCCCCGGTGGTGACCTTGGGTCCCTGCTGGATGCCAGGCAGGACATGGAGTAATCCACCGGGCCATGGTTAGGGGCCCTAGAGCTTCTGTCTTGGAGCAGCCCCTGGGGCGTGAGTTTCTGTGATGCTGGAGCATTTCTGAGGAGACCCTGGGGCTGGTGGAGaggaggccctgccctgccctcgtGGCTCTGGGGTCCCCATTTCTCTGCCTGGCAGCCCAGGGATTGCTCTGCCTATGGAGACAGGAAGCTGGCAGGCCCCTCACGGCACTCCACTGTCTCCAGcttctgtggggggaggggggcggaggggtgcTCAGAGGTGCCCAGGCTTGTTTTGGACCAAAGCTAGGTGGGGGCAGTTTCCTGGGGATGCATCCTGGTTCCGGCTGCCAAGGAGGTACCACGAACCTGGTCACAGCCCAGAAAGATGGTTGGGACCTGAGGAAGGAGCCACGTCTGTGTCAGGATGGGCAGACGGCACTGGGGCCATGGAGAGGTCCCTGCCCTGCAGGGCAGCAAGGGCTGGACCACAGACCCCAAAGGCCACCTCCAGCTGTAGGGCAGTGTCGCCAGCCTGCCGGGGACCCAGCTTCCGCCTCCTCACCTCTGCAGCTACGTCCCAGCACACCATTGAACTAACGGGGTAGCCCTGCCCGTAGCCAGGCTGTGAATGCTCCTATATTCCGACCACAACAATGAGGTGAGCAAGGAAGGTCACCTTGCTCCCATTTCTCAGATGggggaaacagaagctcagagaaggggaatgacctgcccaaagtcacacagctggcaagagGCAGAACCCAGGTCTTCTGGGGCCTCCGtgcctccctcacccctccccaccaggccTGAGGTACTGTGGCCGGCCCTGCCacaggagaggaggcaggatCTGAACCTAGGGGGAAAGTGTGCCTCCCAGTAGGGGTGTTGCTGGATCACTGTGTGCAGGGGCTTCCCTGGCCTCCCCGTCCTCTAGGGCCCCCGAGCCTGGCCCTACCCTCTCGGGGCCAGTGGGGCCTCCCCAGGCCGGTCCCTGCCTGGTGCTTTCCGTTCCGAGCTCCCTCTGCGCAGCTGCACTCACTCCAGCCCCTCCCGCTGCGGGACAGAGACCTACCCGCCCGGAACATTTCCCCAAGCCGCCTGCAGCCTGTGAGCCAGACTTTACTCACCCCCCCACCGcctgccctccccgccctgccccgctccccagagccccccaccccgccccatctGTATGCCTCTTCGGGCTCAGACCCCCGAGGACTGGCCATGTCCCCTCCGCGGGGCAGGACCGCACATCTGGCTGGCCCGCATTCTggaggcctggcctggggctggagCCCGCCCCGTACCAACCTCTGGCCTGAGGTTGgcgctgccctcctcctccttcttctcctccacaTAGCCGCGCACCTGGAGGGGCAGACTCGCCTCCACGCTGTCCTCCCGGGAGGTCGGCCTCCAGCCTCGACGCAGCGGCAGCCCAGGCCCCCTGAAGTCGTAGGCCCGGGCGCGGAAGGAGAGCTTCATGGAACGGTCGGGGTCGTCGTCCTCgtcctccccctgcagccccttCTTGGCCGTCAGCTCCTTGGCCAGCTGGTCCATCCTCCATCGCTTGGCACCCTCCCAGTCCTTGGAGAGCTGCTCCTCCTTCTGTTCCTGCTCCAGCTCCCTGTTCTTCCCGCCCCGGAAGAGGCCTCGAGGGGCCTCTGccatctcctcctcttcctcctcctcctcctcctcctgccggGAGTGCtcccgctctccctctccctcggggGGCCGAGCCTCCTTAGCCCCTGTCTTCCTGGCTTCGTCCACAGCCTGAGCCTCGGGCCAACCTGGAGCAGGTGGTGCACAAGAGCAATAGAATGAACGCGGGAGCACCGCCCTGGCCCCTGCCGCTCCCCAGGGCCTGTGGCCATTGCTGGGACCGCAGACCACAGCCAGATCCAGCCCAGCCTCCCCGTGATGATCCTACTTGGAGGCAAAGGCAGTCTTGATATCGCACTTTGCAAGAGCCTCTCAAAGCTCAGAGGCAGGTTGGCCAGAGCCTGCGTGTTCTATGGGCCCCTCCTCCCAGAAGTCCCCGATCACGGGGCCCCAGCTGGGGAGCCAGGAAGGTCCCTGACAAGGCCCCCTGAGGAGCCAGCAGCTCCCCTAGACCCTGGGTGAAGCTGACACCgtcccccagcccagcccgtTTTCACCTGTCCCTCTGTTCCCACTCACCCTCTCGTCTCCTGGGTTGGAGGGGAGGGGCCGTGTAGAATAGTGAGAGATGCAGGGTTTGGAGTCACACAAACCTGGGCTGGAATCTCTGCTTTTACTACAAAtcagctgtgtgagcttgggcagattacttaacctctccgAGCCCGTTTTCCATGTGGAAAAGAGCTAATACCGACCTCCCAGGATTGCAGTGGAGGTGGAATGAGAGTGTGGATGAGCCCCCTCCCCCTCAGGCATCATACATACTCTCACCCCTGTGGGTCTCCTGGTGGCCGAGGCTTGGGTGGGGGTTAAGTGCCTCCGTGGGGTTTTCTTCCTCAGTCGCAGCCTTCTCTCcagtctcctcctcttcctcctcctcctcctcctcctcctcctctcgctTTGCCTGCTGCCCTTGCTCTGCATCCGGGCCCTTCTCTGTGTCTACCAGGCCCTGAGAGAGGCCCTCGCTGTCTTCCTCGGCCTGTGAGTCTGGGTGTTTCTGGCCGGGAAGGCTGGCTGGGGAGTGAGTGTTGGCAgcctcctgctgccctggggcctggctgTCCCCCTCGACCTGGGGCCCTTGTCCAGGTTCCTGGGAGGCTTGGGGCCTGGCTCCGTCTGTGTCTCcatcattctctgtctctttagGATCCTCTTTTTTCTCCACAGCATCCTTGGGGGATGCCTCTCCCGTCACCTCTGCAGAAACAACAGGCCCTGAGGACCAGGCTGCACCTGGGGTCTCCCCCGATTTCAGAACTCAGTCATTGAATCTCTGGGCTTCCAGTGAGTCCCACCTGAGACACTCATGACAATTAGTGTTACCTGCTCCATGTCTGGGTCTGACCCCAGCACAATGGGtatgtgtttctttctttgtaattctaCTTCTTAAAGCaggaagtgatttaaaaaaaataaagaccttgaAAATGATCCCAGAACTAAAAATTAGGACATCAGCTGAATTGctatgtgatcttgagcaagtgccttaacctctctgtgtaaGAGGCACCAGTGCTGCAGCTTTGTTCTCCCCTCCACATGAGCTTCTCTGCCTTGAGTGTCCTTTGGAAGTGCTCCATCCCTAACTGTATGGGTTCGTTAAAAGGCATTTTCTGGTGGCTGCCTTGAAGGTACCTTTTAACCAGGAAAAGTAAACCCAGCACTGTAACCAAGTACATTCCACCACTTGACTCTGGGCCCCCAGGTCCAAGTGTCCCCATCCTATCTACAGAAACGCTGCCCGACCCGTGGACAGGCACGGTGACCTGTCCATGCTCACTGTCTGTAAGCAGCAGGGCCTCCAAGTGCCACATGCAGGTGACGCATAGCTGCCTCCCCAAATGGAAGCCCTCAGAGACCCCTGATCCTTGGAACTGGCCTGTCCCCCAACCTTCCACATGCAAAGGGCAGGCCCAGCAGAGGTGGTTTGTGGCTGTTGCCAAGCGGGAGGACAAGTCCTGGGGCATCCCCCGTGACCTAAGTCATGATCTCTTTGACCTTAGAAGCTCTCTGGCTTCAAGAAAGATGATCCAGGTTCATTTAGTGTTTGAGTCTGGGATCCTCGTACAACAGGACTGATGCTGAGGCACCACCAGATCCTGGGGGACAGGTGCATCTGTAGTGATGCTGCTTAAAGCacgctgggcctcagtttctccatttgtgcAGGACAGATTAAAATGAGAGCTAGCTGCCTGACAGGCCCTAACGGAGGGGCTCCTTAACCCCTCCCAATCCTTATAAGTACAGCTCCTACATCCTCTCTCCCCCACTTCTGGCTAGACTGGCGGCACTGACCTTTCTGCTCGGCCTGGTCATTCTGCTTGTCAGGAGCCTCTGCGAGTCCATCCTCAGAACCGCTGTGTTTCTTCTGATGTGCCCTCTCCTTGGCACCTGGTatgagagaaggaggggaaaaaaagaaaagaagaacaaagtccaACTTGGCCAAGCCCAGCCCTGGCATATTTGCAAGTGACGGTGTCCCTTTACTTCTGTAAACCAGGCACATGGCACTCCAGGCCTGCCCGGTGGGATGAGTCAGCGCCAAgtctgggggcaggggtgctagctccccgccccctcccagccaGGGCCCGTCGCAGCCACAGCCCCTCTCCACGCACACATTTCTCCTACCTGGGAAACGAGGACAAGCCTCGCCTGCTGCCTCCAACAGCAACAAAGATGGAGCCGAGGGTCCGGGGAGCAGAGCGTGAGGGCCCCTCAGTACTGACTGGTAGGACCCCTCCTACCAGGTCCCTCCAGGACCCTGTCAGGCCTGGTCCTTGGGCAGCAGCTGCCTGAGCTTCTGCCAGGATCCGCAGGCGGCCCTCTCCTTGCCTAGGCCCCGGGCTCCTGCCTCTGTCCCCACCTGTGCCCGCTTCCTGATGACGACCCCCTGGCCAGGCCACCTCTGCAGATGCTGCTGCAGTTTTCACCAGGCTGGGAATccctggggtgggtggaggcGCCGGCACATCGGCTGTGGGCCGCAGACGCGGACCCCGGGTCACGCCTCCCGGTGGCTTGTTCCTCACCATGTGATGTGGGGTGGCGAGCTAGCTGAGGTGCGGGTGCCCACGAGACAGTCTGAGTGCAGAAGAGGGAGTGGATGGGAGGACGCCCGGGTGGGCAGACAGGCGGACACGTAGCCTCATCCCGTACTCTTACTAGAGAGCAGTGATGTGCGTGCCCATCGAGAAGGTTCGTGTTGGACACGCACATCCATGTGTGCAGACACACCAGGACACGTACCCCTGGAACAGTCTCCATTGActtgatttaattatttaaatgtaataagTCAGTCATtcaatatttaagttttaaattatcatattgcaataaaatatttaatgtttagcTATAAAAAACCCACCAGGGTCAATGAAGATGAAATGGATGAGACAGGCGGTGGTAGCCAGGCCCCAGCCAGCACCGCGCCAGGCACTCACTTTAGGCTCCCGGTGGCCACGTGACCGGGTGCCTGCCGTCCATTCGCACTCGTGGAGGGTCTTCCCGTGGGCCCTCGACTGCAGCCTTCCCGGAGCCGAAGCAGCTTGCGCGCCTCCCACCTCACTGCACCCACAGAAACCCAGCCCCGAAAGTGAGTCCTCACTTCGGTGGACGTAGATGCAGATCTCTGGCAGAGGGCCAGtgcctggggagaggcagagcgCCAGCGGCCACTTCCCACAGGGGCGTCACCTTGGAAAGATGCAAGGCCAGGACCCATCTTTTTTCAATGTACCAGGGACATCTCTGTGACTCACATGAACCACATGTGAAGGAATCTGGGAAGCAATCTGGGCATGAGCATCCACGGGATGACATCAGCCTAACTCTCCATCCCAGCATCCTATCTGGGTTCTGCTTGCATATCCTCAGTGACAAGATGCTCACTACCCCCACAAAGTCACTCCATTCCCAAGAGTATCACTGGATGTTTCTGAATCTCTGAGAGAAAAACATACTCGACTCTAAAACATGCTGAGAGTCTGGTCTGTGTTTTGGGGGCAAGCAAGACCTTGCTTTCCCCATCTACTCCTTGAATAGAAGCTCACAAGTGGTAATGGGCCCCTCCTTTTTCCTGGAGACCAATTTGCTTTTCAGTTAACAGAGGAAAGGGATCCTCTCTGCAACGTAGTCTTAAAAGTACCCCCACCGAGATGACTCATACCCAGAGACAGCAGGGTATCAGGAGAGCTACATCTTGGCATGTCCTtaacttactgtgtgaccttggacaagtcactcaacctctctgggcttttATCTCTTTAACTGTATCAATGACAAATTGGGACAGGGAAGAGCCCACCTTCCTCCTCTATGTTGGCAGGGAAATAACAGAGAGAAATAGGACCTTGCTCAAACTTCCATCCTGGTTTTCTATCAATTACTGGAATTTATCCAGATTCCTATGCAGAGACTGGAAAATACCTTGGAGAGCAAGGTCTTGGAGCTCTTTCAGCAAATTCTGATGTCGCAGGATTGAGAGGATCCGTTCATCTGCAAGGAGGGAGAGTCGTTATGAGTGGTTTCCAGAGAACAGACGAGAAAGAGATTACCATCAATTTTCAGCTGAGCACAAGTTTATTTTGGAAACTGAAAACCTGGGGAGCAGCCGCGAGATTGCATCTTGAGATACACAGTGGAACTGGCTGCCCTCCCAACGTCACTGCTTCCTACGGCCTCAAGAGGTCAGGCACCAGCCCAGCGCCCAGGCCTCCGCGGGAGAGCCAGGCCCTCAGGTGCGGCCGGGGTTGTCTCTACACCGTGTTCTACCCTTTCTTGACTTTTCTATCCGTTGGTTTCTGACTCTTCCTGGACGGTCCGCCCCCAGTGCTAATGGTGGACCCTCCAACAGCTGGGCAAGACTCAACTGCTCAGTTGCAAACACTCCGTCCTTGTCACGCCCACAACACTCCTTTCCTCATCACAAACCTACAGACTATCTGCCGGGCACCAGCTGTTCTTGGCTCTGGAGATATCATAACACAACATCTCTGTCAACAGGGTAGACCAGGTGGCCTGCTGCTCCGGCCCTGGTTTCATTCCACCCAGAATTCTAGTTAATTGTGTTCCTATCTGTTCTATCTGCTGGTCTGCAAGCTCCAGGAGCTGTgacaaaccccccccccccgcccccccgccccgtacCACTTCAACACTAGCACAAGCCCAACCAGGGCAGGCACTTGATCGGTGACTGTTGAATTAAATCATTGAATTCTGCCAAAAGCCACAGACCTGTATCCTCACCTCCCAGCCCCAGGGGCAGTGcgctgccacccccacccccaccccgccgcccccaGCTTTGCCTGTACCTCCTCGGAGTGTTTCAAAACACTCCTGGCTGACGGGCATGGGACTGGGCTTGGAGAGTGTGTCAGAGATGACCTCAACGATGCACTTCATCACCTAGGAAGAGAGTGGGGGCACACTGGGGCTGGTT
Coding sequences:
- the CHGA gene encoding chromogranin-A isoform X3 encodes the protein MRSAAVLALLLCAGQAIALPVSSPMNKGDTEVMKCIVEVISDTLSKPSPMPVSQECFETLRGDERILSILRHQNLLKELQDLALQGAKERAHQKKHSGSEDGLAEAPDKQNDQAEQKEVTGEASPKDAVEKKEDPKETENDGDTDGARPQASQEPGQGPQVEGDSQAPGQQEAANTHSPASLPGQKHPDSQAEEDSEGLSQGLVDTEKGPDAEQGQQAKREEEEEEEEEEEEETGEKAATEEENPTEALNPHPSLGHQETHRGESWPEAQAVDEARKTGAKEARPPEGEGEREHSRQEEEEEEEEEEMAEAPRGLFRGGKNRELEQEQKEEQLSKDWEGAKRWRMDQLAKELTAKKGLQGEDEDDDPDRSMKLSFRARAYDFRGPGLPLRRGWRPTSREDSVEASLPLQDQELETLTIIKAELEKVAQQLQALRRG
- the CHGA gene encoding chromogranin-A isoform X2, with the protein product MRSAAVLALLLCAGQAIALPVSSPMNKGDTEVMKCIVEVISDTLSKPSPMPVSQECFETLRGDERILSILRHQNLLKELQDLALQGAKERAHQKKHSGSEDGLAEAPDKQNDQAEQKEVTGEASPKDAVEKKEDPKETENDGDTDGARPQASQEPGQGPQVEGDSQAPGQQEAANTHSPASLPGQKHPDSQAEEDSEGLSQGLVDTEKGPDAEQGQQAKREEEEEEEEEEEEETGEKAATEEENPTEALNPHPSLGHQETHRGWPEAQAVDEARKTGAKEARPPEGEGEREHSRQEEEEEEEEEEMAEAPRGLFRGGKNRELEQEQKEEQLSKDWEGAKRWRMDQLAKELTAKKGLQGEDEDDDPDRSMKLSFRARAYDFRGPGLPLRRGWRPTSREDSVEASLPLQVRGYVEEKKEEEGSANLRPEDQELETLTIIKAELEKVAQQLQALRRG
- the CHGA gene encoding chromogranin-A isoform X1, with protein sequence MRSAAVLALLLCAGQAIALPVSSPMNKGDTEVMKCIVEVISDTLSKPSPMPVSQECFETLRGDERILSILRHQNLLKELQDLALQGAKERAHQKKHSGSEDGLAEAPDKQNDQAEQKEVTGEASPKDAVEKKEDPKETENDGDTDGARPQASQEPGQGPQVEGDSQAPGQQEAANTHSPASLPGQKHPDSQAEEDSEGLSQGLVDTEKGPDAEQGQQAKREEEEEEEEEEEEETGEKAATEEENPTEALNPHPSLGHQETHRGESWPEAQAVDEARKTGAKEARPPEGEGEREHSRQEEEEEEEEEEMAEAPRGLFRGGKNRELEQEQKEEQLSKDWEGAKRWRMDQLAKELTAKKGLQGEDEDDDPDRSMKLSFRARAYDFRGPGLPLRRGWRPTSREDSVEASLPLQVRGYVEEKKEEEGSANLRPEDQELETLTIIKAELEKVAQQLQALRRG